In a genomic window of Alphaproteobacteria bacterium:
- the hisH gene encoding imidazole glycerol phosphate synthase subunit HisH codes for MTTIIDYGVGNIASIENMLRRLDIPVCVGTGPKDLERAKRIILPGVGSFDTGMRNLRQSGLLPALEERVLGDRVPVLGICLGMQLFANGSEEGAERGLGWIPGFCRRFPPEVADKRLRIPHMGWNSVTPLPRSRLFEPAAQNLHYYFVHSYFFECDSEGDVSAKTSYGIDFSSAIERDNIFGVQFHPEKSHRFGLSLFNSFVTQT; via the coding sequence TTGACAACCATTATCGACTATGGTGTCGGCAATATTGCCTCGATAGAGAACATGTTGCGCCGACTTGACATTCCAGTTTGTGTCGGAACGGGGCCCAAGGACTTGGAAAGGGCGAAACGAATCATTCTTCCTGGTGTTGGCTCCTTCGACACTGGGATGCGCAACCTACGCCAATCTGGCCTTCTGCCAGCGCTGGAAGAGCGCGTTCTGGGTGATCGGGTGCCCGTGCTTGGCATTTGTCTGGGCATGCAGCTTTTCGCCAACGGAAGCGAAGAAGGAGCGGAAAGGGGGCTTGGCTGGATACCCGGATTTTGCAGAAGATTTCCCCCAGAAGTCGCTGACAAGCGCCTTCGCATTCCGCATATGGGTTGGAACAGCGTTACACCCTTACCTCGGTCGCGCCTGTTCGAGCCTGCCGCTCAAAACCTACATTACTACTTCGTTCATTCGTACTTTTTCGAATGTGACTCCGAAGGCGACGTCTCTGCGAAAACTAGTTACGGCATCGATTTCTCTTCCGCCATTGAGCGCGACAATATTTTCGGCGTACAGTTTCATCCAGAAAAAAGCCATCGATTCGGCCTATCATTATTCAATAGCTTCGTAACACAAACCTGA
- a CDS encoding methyltransferase domain-containing protein, protein MLDWAKRVAAVVAFAAGILPLAVRRAILRALLLIESRIGAPDAALKRLFAIEDDIKRLISERATAYGGGINPKHRLTRYHDFFVDRILPNQRVLDLGCGIGEVARSIASRVPGARVVGVDMDEKVLARAREIDNPPGLVFEKGDATSGIPVGPWDVVVLSNVLEHIERRVEFLRQLVAMASPGLLLLRVPLFERDWQMALRRELGVDFRSDPTHFIEPTLAEFQAEMDAAGLEVTEKITVWGEIWAAAKVKQ, encoded by the coding sequence ATGCTTGATTGGGCAAAAAGAGTTGCAGCTGTCGTTGCCTTCGCGGCTGGCATTCTGCCGCTTGCGGTTAGACGAGCAATACTCCGTGCATTGTTGTTGATCGAATCGCGTATCGGCGCGCCAGACGCGGCGCTTAAGCGACTGTTTGCCATCGAAGACGACATTAAGCGGCTTATATCCGAGCGGGCGACGGCTTACGGCGGGGGTATCAATCCCAAACACAGGCTCACTCGCTATCATGACTTCTTCGTTGACCGAATACTGCCCAACCAGCGCGTTCTTGACCTGGGTTGCGGAATTGGGGAAGTGGCGAGATCGATCGCAAGTCGAGTTCCCGGTGCGCGGGTAGTTGGCGTTGACATGGATGAGAAAGTTCTGGCGCGAGCGCGGGAAATTGACAATCCGCCGGGACTGGTTTTTGAGAAAGGCGATGCGACAAGCGGCATTCCCGTGGGGCCGTGGGATGTGGTCGTGCTGTCCAATGTTCTTGAACATATCGAAAGGCGGGTTGAGTTCCTAAGGCAGTTGGTAGCCATGGCCAGTCCTGGTTTGCTGCTGCTTCGCGTGCCCTTGTTTGAACGTGACTGGCAAATGGCGCTTCGCCGCGAATTGGGGGTCGATTTTCGTTCTGATCCGACGCACTTCATTGAGCCTACACTAGCCGAGTTTCAAGCTGAAATGGATGCTGCTGGTCTGGAAGTAACGGAGAAAATCACGGTTTGGGGCGAGATTTGGGCGGCAGCGAAAGTCAAACAATGA
- the hisF gene encoding imidazole glycerol phosphate synthase subunit HisF produces the protein MLRSRVIPCLLLHDGALVKTQRFGKFDYIGEPLNTVRIFNELEVDEIVVLDILASRRGLAPDYRLISEMASECFMPLSYGGGIATIDQAKRIFASGVEKVIVNSGFIQRPGLVTEIAKHSGSQSVIVSIDVRRGFGKTPVVASAHGLPCKISDPVEAAKHAVQLGAGELLLTSMDRDGTWEGYDLALVKSVADAVDVPIIASGGAGNVQDIKSLICSAGASAAAVGSMVVYQKKGFGVLVHFPDRAKLDAELLSGQHGR, from the coding sequence GTGCTGCGCTCACGCGTTATTCCCTGCCTTTTGTTACATGATGGCGCTCTTGTCAAAACACAGCGCTTCGGTAAGTTCGACTATATAGGTGAGCCTCTCAACACAGTTCGCATTTTTAACGAACTTGAGGTCGATGAAATTGTCGTTCTCGATATTCTGGCCTCACGTAGAGGGCTGGCGCCAGACTATCGCTTGATATCAGAGATGGCCAGCGAGTGCTTTATGCCGCTGAGTTACGGCGGAGGAATAGCAACCATTGACCAAGCAAAAAGGATTTTTGCTTCAGGGGTCGAGAAGGTCATCGTCAATAGCGGCTTTATTCAACGCCCTGGCTTGGTTACGGAAATCGCCAAACATTCCGGCAGCCAAAGCGTCATTGTATCAATTGATGTTCGCAGAGGTTTTGGAAAGACACCTGTTGTCGCTTCCGCTCATGGCCTGCCCTGCAAGATATCTGATCCCGTTGAGGCCGCCAAGCATGCCGTGCAGCTTGGTGCCGGGGAACTGCTCTTGACCTCTATGGATCGTGACGGCACTTGGGAAGGATATGATCTCGCCTTGGTAAAGTCTGTGGCTGACGCCGTCGATGTCCCCATTATTGCTAGCGGTGGCGCAGGCAACGTTCAGGACATCAAGTCCCTCATTTGCAGCGCAGGCGCTTCGGCAGCAGCCGTCGGCAGCATGGTCGTATATCAGAAGAAAGGATTTGGAGTGCTCGTCCATTTTCCCGACCGGGCCAAGCTGGATGCTGAGCTGCTGAGTGGACAACATGGACGTTAG
- a CDS encoding FkbM family methyltransferase — MLRQLGYELVSIEGRGTLEGVLANAKRCGLKPDLVIDVGAGRGDFAKRAAAIFPDAALLLVEPLSEFTQALNDLCATLPQARWIAAVASDQTSSMTLNVHPDLFGSSLLLEDECTNVNGTPRSVSSITLDSQIIEAHAIVLKIDVQGAELKVLAGAADVLKRAELVILETSFFHFFPQGPLFDQVVSFMLDQGFVLYDLFGLSHRPLDGALAQVDAVFAKREGTLRSLHHYATPEQRAKLTRRLRS, encoded by the coding sequence TTGCTGCGCCAGCTTGGTTACGAGCTTGTTTCCATAGAAGGTCGAGGGACGCTTGAAGGCGTTCTTGCCAATGCCAAGCGCTGCGGCCTCAAGCCCGATCTGGTGATCGACGTAGGCGCAGGGCGCGGAGATTTCGCCAAAAGGGCCGCGGCAATATTTCCCGATGCCGCCTTGCTGCTCGTCGAGCCATTGTCCGAATTTACTCAGGCCCTGAATGATTTGTGCGCCACACTGCCTCAGGCGCGGTGGATAGCTGCCGTCGCTTCTGACCAAACCAGCTCCATGACACTCAATGTTCATCCCGATCTTTTCGGCTCTTCCCTGCTGCTTGAGGATGAGTGTACGAACGTTAACGGAACGCCACGTTCTGTGTCTTCGATCACGCTCGATTCGCAAATTATCGAGGCCCACGCGATTGTTTTAAAAATCGACGTCCAGGGCGCCGAGTTGAAAGTGCTTGCGGGTGCCGCAGACGTCCTGAAGCGCGCCGAACTCGTGATCCTTGAAACCTCGTTCTTTCACTTCTTTCCGCAAGGCCCGCTTTTCGACCAAGTCGTCAGCTTCATGCTTGATCAGGGCTTTGTCCTTTATGATCTTTTCGGTCTTTCTCACCGACCTCTCGATGGAGCCTTGGCCCAAGTTGACGCGGTTTTTGCCAAAAGGGAGGGCACTCTGCGCAGCCTTCACCATTACGCGACTCCAGAGCAGCGCGCAAAGTTAACTAGGCGGCTTCGAAGCTGA
- a CDS encoding N-acetyltransferase gives MATDSGQIDHTASIGSGFSHGFNLIVGTGVSIGEDVEIGHNVIIHADVVIGNGVRIADNAVLGRKPAPGPTSTAKVAADLPALRIGDHSMVGVGAVIYAGTLIGSKTVIADQAFVRESCVIGDLVIVGRGSTLENRVIVGSHAKIQSQVYIPTDTVIEEHVFLAPCVVMANDNFMGRTKERFKFRKGPTIRRGARIGANAVLLPGVEIGAEAFVASASVVTRDVPPGRLVMGVPAKAVRDVPEREMIDHGEH, from the coding sequence ATGGCAACGGATTCAGGGCAGATTGACCATACCGCCAGCATCGGCAGCGGCTTTTCCCATGGATTCAATCTTATCGTAGGGACTGGCGTCAGCATCGGCGAAGACGTCGAAATTGGCCATAATGTCATCATTCATGCCGATGTCGTGATAGGCAATGGAGTCCGGATTGCCGACAACGCGGTCTTGGGACGCAAACCAGCCCCAGGGCCGACCAGCACGGCCAAAGTGGCGGCGGATTTGCCCGCCCTTCGGATCGGCGATCATTCCATGGTAGGCGTTGGCGCTGTCATTTACGCTGGAACACTGATCGGCTCGAAGACCGTCATTGCCGATCAGGCATTTGTGCGCGAATCCTGCGTGATTGGTGACTTGGTCATCGTAGGCCGTGGCTCGACGCTCGAAAACAGGGTCATCGTGGGTTCGCACGCCAAGATTCAAAGCCAAGTTTACATACCCACCGATACCGTGATCGAGGAGCATGTTTTTCTGGCGCCCTGCGTCGTCATGGCTAACGACAATTTCATGGGCCGGACAAAAGAGCGCTTTAAGTTTCGTAAGGGCCCGACAATCCGCCGTGGCGCCCGCATTGGCGCCAACGCCGTCCTGCTGCCGGGCGTTGAAATCGGCGCCGAGGCCTTTGTCGCGTCAGCTTCAGTCGTGACCCGAGATGTTCCGCCCGGAAGGCTGGTTATGGGCGTTCCAGCAAAGGCCGTCAGGGACGTGCCGGAGCGCGAAATGATCGACCATGGCGAGCACTAA
- a CDS encoding glycosyltransferase produces the protein MRISLVTPSFNKAAFLEASLRSVLDQRHPNLEYGVVDGASTDATHDILARYKDRLSFCISEPDQGMYDAVAKGFARTSGEIMGYLGADDLHMPWTLSVVEEIFSSFPSIQWITSAYPMTTDAKGRVLKARRLIPPTAASFWRGENLPGFSWWSAGWIQQESTFWRRSLWEKAGGLDSSLKFAGDFDLWCRFMHLADPATVETPLAAFRRHGQQITGTHAQAYAKEAKEALTRHGGCPAGRYASRFRALLCRAGLARRGSTLTYDFARQTWVRLAS, from the coding sequence ATGCGCATTTCTCTGGTAACTCCCAGCTTCAACAAGGCGGCATTCCTTGAGGCTTCACTTCGTTCGGTTCTTGACCAGCGACATCCCAATCTGGAATACGGCGTTGTAGACGGCGCATCGACAGATGCCACCCATGACATTCTGGCCCGCTACAAAGATAGGCTTTCCTTCTGCATATCAGAACCCGATCAGGGCATGTACGATGCCGTGGCAAAGGGTTTTGCCCGGACTAGCGGCGAGATCATGGGATATTTGGGTGCAGACGATCTGCATATGCCGTGGACGCTTTCAGTCGTGGAGGAAATTTTCAGCTCGTTTCCCAGCATCCAATGGATTACCTCGGCCTATCCTATGACGACCGATGCAAAGGGGCGCGTTCTGAAAGCTCGCCGTCTCATCCCGCCCACTGCCGCGTCATTCTGGCGCGGCGAAAATCTGCCAGGCTTTTCTTGGTGGTCGGCGGGTTGGATACAGCAAGAATCGACCTTCTGGCGACGCAGTCTTTGGGAGAAGGCGGGGGGGCTGGATTCTTCCTTAAAATTTGCAGGCGATTTTGATTTATGGTGCCGCTTTATGCACTTGGCTGATCCAGCAACCGTTGAAACGCCATTAGCAGCCTTTCGCAGGCACGGCCAACAAATTACCGGCACGCATGCACAGGCCTATGCCAAGGAAGCCAAGGAAGCTTTGACAAGGCATGGCGGGTGTCCGGCTGGCCGCTATGCCTCTAGATTTCGGGCATTGCTTTGCCGGGCTGGCCTTGCCCGCCGCGGAAGCACGCTCACCTATGATTTCGCAAGGCAGACCTGGGTCCGTCTTGCGTCATAG
- a CDS encoding N-acetyl sugar amidotransferase, with amino-acid sequence MDVSPISLAAEGSKQVCNRCLYDDRVPKISFDDSGICSYCKLHDQMEQEYPNGPEGERRLAAMVDEIRRAGKGKPYDCVVGVSGGCDSTYLLYRMKQYGLRPLAAYFDNTWTTTAATMNIRNATEALGVDLYTHVANNREYDDIYRAFIAAGVPDIEGPTDLALAATHYHAAAKFGIRHIIEGHSFRTEGISPLGWLYMDAKYVQSVHRKFGERTLTTIPQLWLSSQLRWMIVNRIKKVRPLYFMNYNKAEAMELMKRELGWQWYGGHHLDNRFTAFYHRYYMPVRFGIDQRVLGCSALMRSGQMTRDEALAEMATPPHLNPDIISITEFVKKRLGYSNNEFISLMEAPRHSYKEFVTYKKAFERLRPLFWLMYKLELVPKSFYIKFTAKD; translated from the coding sequence ATGGACGTTAGTCCGATTTCTTTGGCTGCAGAAGGGTCCAAGCAGGTCTGCAATCGGTGTCTTTACGATGACCGCGTCCCAAAGATCTCGTTTGATGACTCGGGAATTTGCAGCTACTGCAAACTTCATGACCAAATGGAGCAAGAATATCCCAACGGTCCAGAAGGCGAGCGCAGGCTTGCGGCAATGGTCGATGAGATCAGGCGGGCTGGAAAGGGAAAGCCATACGATTGCGTGGTTGGAGTTAGCGGAGGCTGCGATTCCACCTATTTGCTTTACCGCATGAAGCAATATGGGCTTAGGCCTTTGGCGGCGTATTTTGACAACACCTGGACAACCACTGCAGCAACCATGAATATCCGCAACGCCACCGAGGCGCTGGGGGTAGACCTTTATACGCATGTCGCTAACAACCGGGAATATGATGACATTTACCGGGCATTTATCGCTGCTGGCGTTCCAGATATCGAAGGGCCAACGGATTTAGCGTTAGCAGCAACGCACTATCATGCTGCTGCGAAGTTCGGAATTCGGCATATTATCGAAGGCCACTCCTTTAGAACCGAGGGAATATCTCCTCTCGGTTGGCTATATATGGATGCAAAGTATGTCCAAAGCGTGCATCGCAAATTTGGCGAAAGGACTCTGACAACGATTCCCCAGCTTTGGCTTTCAAGTCAATTGCGCTGGATGATTGTTAATCGCATCAAAAAGGTGCGCCCCCTGTACTTCATGAATTACAATAAAGCTGAAGCGATGGAGCTTATGAAGCGCGAGCTTGGCTGGCAATGGTACGGCGGCCATCATCTTGATAATCGCTTCACAGCCTTTTACCACCGATACTACATGCCCGTCAGGTTCGGCATTGACCAGCGCGTTCTTGGCTGCAGCGCCCTTATGCGATCAGGACAAATGACCCGTGACGAGGCGCTTGCCGAAATGGCGACTCCACCCCACCTGAACCCCGATATTATCTCGATCACGGAATTCGTGAAAAAACGTCTTGGCTATAGCAACAATGAATTTATATCGCTCATGGAGGCGCCGAGGCATTCTTATAAGGAATTCGTTACCTATAAGAAAGCCTTTGAACGGCTTCGCCCGCTTTTTTGGTTGATGTACAAGCTGGAACTTGTGCCAAAATCCTTTTATATCAAGTTTACCGCTAAGGATTAG